Proteins encoded in a region of the Candidatus Zixiibacteriota bacterium genome:
- a CDS encoding DUF2089 domain-containing protein yields MKKDWEYLTRITGNRPLTVQRVAIDGENVAVEGQFDLPPLARLKADDQVFVAVFVKCHGSIKQMEKHFGISYPTVKGRLNRISERLDFVEVETVDEPAGSSSVLEQLERGEIAVEDAIEQLSGGGTDE; encoded by the coding sequence ATGAAAAAAGACTGGGAATATCTAACCAGGATTACCGGTAACCGGCCGCTGACAGTTCAAAGGGTAGCGATTGACGGTGAGAATGTCGCGGTCGAGGGCCAGTTTGATTTGCCGCCGCTGGCCAGGCTGAAGGCTGATGATCAGGTGTTTGTGGCTGTGTTCGTCAAATGCCATGGATCGATCAAACAGATGGAGAAGCATTTTGGCATCAGCTACCCAACGGTCAAAGGGCGTCTCAACCGAATCTCCGAGCGACTGGATTTTGTCGAAGTGGAAACGGTGGATGAACCGGCTGGGTCCTCAAGTGTGCTGGAGCAGCTTGAGCGCGGGGAGATAGCGGTGGAGGATGCGATTGAACAGTTGAGCGGCGGAGGTACAGATGAGTAG